One segment of Bacillus alkalisoli DNA contains the following:
- a CDS encoding YigZ family protein — MLAQYYTVKGYGEHEIVIQKSRFIAHVNRATTEEEAQSFIQEIKKKHWNATHNCSAYLIGEADHIQKANDDGEPSGTAGVPILEVLKKKGLKDTVVVITRYYGGIKLGAGGLIRAYGKCTSEGLADTGIVERKLMRVMHTTFDYTLLGKAENELRNSTTYTIKDIHYLADVEMEVYVAEGQKQQYVEWMIELTNGKSNTVEGEEIYLEEPARNM, encoded by the coding sequence TTGTTAGCTCAATACTATACCGTCAAAGGTTATGGCGAGCACGAAATTGTCATCCAAAAATCGAGATTTATTGCACATGTGAATAGAGCAACAACAGAAGAAGAAGCACAAAGCTTCATTCAAGAAATAAAAAAGAAACATTGGAATGCCACTCACAATTGTTCTGCCTACCTAATAGGAGAAGCAGATCATATTCAAAAAGCAAACGATGACGGTGAGCCAAGCGGCACAGCCGGTGTTCCTATTCTCGAAGTCCTAAAGAAAAAAGGATTAAAAGATACAGTAGTAGTTATTACCCGATATTACGGGGGAATTAAACTTGGCGCAGGTGGCTTAATCCGCGCATACGGAAAATGTACATCGGAAGGTTTAGCAGATACTGGTATAGTGGAAAGAAAACTAATGAGAGTGATGCACACAACTTTCGATTACACACTTTTAGGAAAAGCAGAAAATGAACTCCGAAATTCCACTACGTATACTATAAAAGACATACACTATTTAGCCGATGTTGAAATGGAAGTATACGTGGCAGAAGGACAAAAGCAACAGTACGTCGAGTGGATGATAGAACTGACCAACGGGAAAAGTAATACTGTTGAAGGGGAAGAAATATATTTAGAAGAGCCTGCACGTAATATGTAA
- a CDS encoding sensor histidine kinase: MSRKVINSKQLDVIIEKMVNAVETSKTDIFEIGETSRQEFEGLEAELQGIKLEIAQLIHAQEKLETKVRFARSRLSEVSRQFKTYSEEQIRQAYDQAHELQLELNTLAQKEQQLRSRRDDIERRLIKLHETIDRADHLVSQISVILNYVQSDLQQVGELVADVAERREFGFKIMEAQEEERRRLSREIHDGPAQMLANVMMRSDLIERTYRERGPEQALKEIRDLKTMVRSALYEVRRIIYDLRPMALDDLGLIPTLKKYITTIEEYHGGKPRIVFSFLGEEKRSESNLEVALFRLVQESVQNAIKHAKAKLIQVKCEMRKDSITVLIKDDGVGFDTNIKKDQSFGLIGMKERMELIEGELSIQSKIGNGTLVIIRVPVR; encoded by the coding sequence ATGTCGCGTAAAGTTATAAACTCAAAACAATTAGATGTAATCATTGAAAAAATGGTGAATGCCGTTGAAACGAGTAAAACGGACATTTTTGAAATCGGTGAAACTTCCCGTCAAGAATTTGAAGGTCTGGAAGCAGAATTGCAAGGTATCAAGTTGGAGATTGCGCAACTCATACATGCTCAAGAAAAACTAGAAACAAAAGTACGGTTTGCTCGTAGTCGACTATCTGAAGTAAGTCGTCAATTTAAAACATACTCAGAAGAACAAATAAGACAAGCTTATGATCAAGCTCACGAGTTACAACTAGAATTAAACACATTGGCGCAAAAAGAACAGCAACTTAGATCGAGAAGGGATGACATCGAAAGACGTCTCATTAAATTACATGAAACAATCGATCGCGCCGACCATTTAGTGAGCCAAATATCTGTTATTTTAAATTACGTTCAAAGTGACTTACAACAGGTTGGCGAACTCGTTGCCGACGTTGCTGAGAGAAGAGAGTTCGGCTTTAAAATAATGGAAGCACAAGAGGAAGAAAGAAGACGACTTTCTCGAGAAATTCACGATGGCCCAGCCCAAATGCTTGCCAACGTTATGATGCGCTCAGATTTAATTGAGAGAACATATCGCGAACGCGGCCCAGAGCAAGCATTAAAAGAGATTCGCGATTTAAAAACGATGGTGCGTTCTGCTCTATATGAGGTTCGTCGCATCATTTATGACCTACGACCTATGGCATTAGACGATTTAGGATTAATTCCTACATTGAAAAAATATATCACAACAATTGAAGAATACCACGGCGGCAAGCCAAGGATTGTATTTTCGTTTTTAGGGGAAGAGAAAAGAAGTGAATCTAATCTAGAAGTAGCTCTTTTCCGTCTTGTACAAGAGTCAGTCCAAAATGCGATCAAGCATGCGAAAGCCAAATTAATTCAAGTGAAATGTGAAATGAGAAAAGACTCTATCACGGTCTTAATAAAAGACGACGGTGTAGGATTCGACACAAACATAAAAAAAGATCAATCATTCGGTCTAATTGGAATGAAAGAGAGAATGGAATTAATAGAAGGCGAATTAAGTATCCAATCCAAAATCGGCAACGGAACACTCGTCATCATCCGCGTTCCAGTTAGATAA
- a CDS encoding response regulator: METTKIVIIDDHQLFREGVKRILDFETNFNVIAEGDDGIEALDLMEKYMPDVVIMDINMPQMNGVEATQKLVEAYPEAKVIVLSIHDDENYVTHVLKTGARGYLLKDMDADALVDAVKVVAEGGSYLHPKVTHNLVKEYRRLSEGIASGGGVGLAYKQVEIRRPLHLLTRRECEVLQLLADGQSNKTIGETLYISEKTVKNHVSNILQKMNVNDRTQAVIVAIKNGWVEVK; encoded by the coding sequence ATGGAAACGACTAAGATTGTAATCATTGATGACCACCAACTTTTCCGCGAAGGTGTAAAACGCATATTAGATTTTGAAACAAACTTTAACGTAATAGCAGAAGGCGACGACGGCATCGAAGCACTAGACTTAATGGAAAAATATATGCCAGATGTAGTCATCATGGACATAAACATGCCACAAATGAACGGTGTCGAAGCAACCCAAAAGCTTGTAGAAGCATACCCAGAGGCAAAAGTCATTGTTCTATCTATCCACGATGATGAAAACTACGTAACGCACGTCCTAAAAACAGGTGCGCGCGGCTACCTTTTAAAAGACATGGATGCAGATGCACTAGTAGATGCAGTGAAAGTTGTTGCAGAAGGCGGCTCTTACTTGCACCCAAAAGTAACACATAACTTAGTAAAAGAATACCGTCGTTTATCCGAAGGTATTGCTTCTGGTGGTGGTGTTGGACTAGCTTACAAACAAGTAGAAATTCGCCGACCACTACACTTATTAACTCGCCGCGAATGCGAAGTACTTCAATTACTAGCAGACGGCCAAAGCAATAAAACGATTGGTGAAACACTATACATTAGTGAAAAAACAGTTAAAAACCACGTAAGTAACATCTTACAAAAAATGAACGTAAACGACCGTACACAAGCGGTAATTGTAGCAATAAAAAATGGTTGGGTAGAAGTAAAATAA
- a CDS encoding DegV family protein: MKTAIVTDSTAYIPEALRKQHNIYMIPLNVIFGEESYQEEVELKVEDFYTEVKNKPNLPSTSQPAIGQFVQLYENLGKEYDAVISIHLSSGISGTYQGAVAAAEMVDNIKVYPFDSEISAMIQGFFVLEAAEMAKEGKSPEEIMARMEEIKLTKRAYFMVDDLSHLQRGGRLSSAQAIVGSLLQVKPLLHFVDKKIVPFEKIRTRKKAIKRVFELFEEDADKQKPMRAVIIHANREEEVQAYKTELEAKYPHVEFFISYFGPVIGTHLGEGAIGLGWYTK; this comes from the coding sequence ATGAAAACCGCGATAGTAACTGACAGTACGGCGTACATCCCAGAAGCGTTACGAAAACAGCATAATATATATATGATTCCACTAAATGTCATCTTCGGTGAAGAATCCTACCAAGAAGAAGTGGAACTTAAAGTAGAAGACTTTTATACAGAAGTAAAAAACAAACCAAACTTGCCATCTACATCCCAACCGGCAATCGGCCAATTTGTACAACTATACGAAAACCTAGGCAAAGAATACGATGCAGTCATCAGCATCCACTTATCTAGCGGCATCTCTGGAACATACCAAGGCGCAGTAGCAGCAGCCGAAATGGTCGACAACATCAAAGTGTACCCATTCGACTCGGAAATCAGCGCGATGATCCAAGGCTTCTTCGTACTTGAAGCAGCTGAAATGGCCAAAGAAGGCAAATCACCGGAAGAAATCATGGCCCGCATGGAAGAAATCAAGCTAACAAAACGTGCCTACTTCATGGTGGACGACCTATCACACCTACAACGCGGCGGTCGCCTAAGCAGTGCTCAAGCAATCGTTGGAAGCCTATTACAAGTGAAACCACTACTTCACTTCGTAGACAAAAAAATCGTGCCATTCGAAAAAATACGCACACGCAAAAAAGCAATCAAACGAGTTTTTGAACTGTTCGAAGAAGACGCAGACAAACAAAAACCAATGCGAGCTGTAATCATCCACGCCAACCGCGAAGAAGAAGTACAAGCATACAAAACAGAACTAGAAGCAAAATACCCACACGTAGAATTTTTCATCAGCTACTTCGGCCCCGTAATCGGCACTCACCTAGGTGAAGGCGCAATCGGCCTTGGCTGGTACACAAAATAA
- a CDS encoding DEAD/DEAH box helicase, translating into MRETWQFFHKHINVSTPPLNPNFTYSQDLKHFLLRKRLPVEELNFPTELLRAHYRNGHLSLHQPIIKKQNKPYCPRCSNNDLHLFGSYHCARCNKLCTYCRNCIMMGRVSECSPLVSWNGPDDTKQPTSDKLLHWTGTLSSFQQRAATEVIRTVEQQDELLVWAVCGAGKTEVLFPGIERALQLGHKVCIATPRTDVVLELSPRIKQAFSTIEVATLYGGSEDRKKTSCDITISTTHQLLRYYNAFDTIIIDEVDAFPYSYDRSLQHAVQEARKDKSAIIYLSATPSKPMQNLVHTKTLKAIKIPQRYHGHPLPVPRFEWCGKWSKKLEKGKLPKPILKWIQAQRTQTFLFVPRIEHIEKVLAILQDSNVAGVHAEDPERKEKVAKFRKGEIQMLVTTTILERGVTVPNVQVAVLGADDHIFTESALVQIAGRVGRSASYPSGDVTFFHYGKTKEMVAARNHIVKMNEEARRLAERESMLHM; encoded by the coding sequence TTGCGTGAAACATGGCAATTTTTCCACAAACACATAAACGTTTCAACACCACCACTCAACCCAAACTTCACCTACTCCCAAGACCTAAAACATTTTCTCTTGAGAAAACGCCTACCCGTAGAGGAACTGAATTTCCCAACGGAGCTCCTACGCGCTCATTACCGAAATGGCCACCTCTCACTGCACCAACCTATCATTAAGAAGCAGAATAAGCCATACTGCCCACGTTGTAGTAACAACGACCTACACCTATTCGGCTCCTATCATTGCGCACGATGCAACAAACTTTGCACCTATTGTCGAAACTGCATCATGATGGGGCGAGTTAGTGAATGCTCACCACTCGTTTCGTGGAACGGACCCGACGATACAAAACAACCAACTTCCGACAAACTTCTTCACTGGACTGGCACACTTTCTTCCTTCCAACAACGTGCCGCAACCGAAGTTATTCGAACGGTCGAACAGCAAGACGAGCTTCTAGTTTGGGCAGTTTGTGGCGCTGGCAAAACAGAAGTACTTTTTCCTGGCATCGAAAGAGCCCTTCAACTTGGCCACAAAGTGTGTATCGCGACTCCACGAACAGACGTCGTACTCGAACTCTCACCACGAATCAAGCAAGCATTCTCAACAATTGAAGTCGCCACTTTATACGGCGGCAGCGAAGACCGAAAGAAAACCTCGTGCGACATTACTATTTCTACGACACACCAACTACTTAGGTACTACAACGCATTCGACACCATCATAATCGACGAGGTCGACGCCTTTCCTTACTCATATGACAGAAGTTTACAACACGCTGTTCAAGAAGCACGAAAAGATAAAAGTGCGATCATCTATTTATCAGCGACACCTTCCAAACCGATGCAAAACCTAGTCCACACGAAAACACTAAAGGCTATCAAAATTCCACAACGATATCACGGCCACCCTTTACCAGTCCCACGTTTCGAGTGGTGTGGCAAATGGAGTAAGAAGTTAGAAAAAGGGAAACTGCCAAAGCCAATTTTGAAATGGATACAAGCTCAACGAACTCAAACATTTCTTTTTGTCCCGAGGATCGAGCATATTGAAAAAGTTTTGGCGATTTTACAGGATTCCAACGTAGCTGGAGTTCATGCAGAGGACCCTGAAAGGAAAGAAAAAGTAGCGAAGTTTCGAAAAGGAGAAATACAGATGTTAGTGACAACGACTATTCTCGAACGTGGCGTAACTGTACCAAACGTCCAAGTGGCTGTGCTCGGTGCGGATGACCACATTTTTACAGAAAGTGCGTTAGTACAAATAGCTGGCCGGGTAGGGAGAAGTGCTTCGTACCCTAGTGGGGATGTTACATTTTTTCATTATGGAAAAACAAAAGAGATGGTGGCGGCACGAAACCATATTGTGAAGATGAATGAAGAGGCAAGGAGGTTGGCGGAACGTGAGTCGATGCTTCATATGTGA
- a CDS encoding ComF family protein: MQATLTRNVSLYRYNDFMKEVLARYKFRGDVVLAEVFQQEMKRLFRHYFENQNPLIVPIPLSEERLFERGFNQAELLFGGKVAYALKRNESEKQSKKSRQERLQLANVFQLNGDVKGESIVLIDDIYTTGMTLRMAAKVLKDGGAKEVYSLTLIRS, translated from the coding sequence TTGCAAGCGACGTTGACACGAAATGTTTCGTTATATCGGTACAATGACTTTATGAAAGAAGTGTTAGCTCGGTATAAGTTCCGTGGCGATGTAGTATTGGCGGAAGTTTTCCAACAGGAAATGAAGAGGCTGTTTCGTCATTATTTTGAAAATCAGAATCCCCTAATTGTTCCTATACCACTAAGTGAGGAGCGGTTGTTTGAGAGAGGTTTTAATCAGGCAGAATTACTTTTTGGTGGTAAGGTCGCTTATGCACTTAAACGAAATGAATCGGAAAAACAGTCGAAAAAATCGAGACAGGAGCGTTTACAGTTAGCGAATGTTTTTCAGTTAAATGGGGATGTGAAAGGAGAATCGATTGTGCTAATTGATGACATTTACACAACCGGGATGACGCTACGGATGGCGGCGAAAGTTTTGAAAGACGGTGGAGCAAAGGAAGTGTACAGCCTTACATTGATTCGGAGTTAA
- a CDS encoding TIGR03826 family flagellar region protein, which yields MSNVENCPNCGAIFVKNAFREVCTECAKTEEKIFDEVYKFIRRRANRTATMEQVIEATGATESLLVKFIKKGRISLAQFPNLGYPCDRCGEFTRTGRLCVNCSSVIQTDLAQAEREDERKKEALRASKTYYAVDRAKGNWEKE from the coding sequence ATGAGCAATGTTGAAAATTGCCCGAATTGTGGAGCTATATTTGTAAAAAATGCATTTCGTGAAGTTTGTACAGAGTGTGCAAAAACGGAAGAAAAGATATTTGATGAAGTGTATAAATTTATTCGCAGACGTGCCAATCGTACGGCGACGATGGAGCAAGTAATCGAGGCGACTGGCGCTACGGAGAGTCTTCTAGTAAAATTTATTAAAAAGGGTCGAATTTCTCTGGCGCAATTTCCAAATCTCGGGTATCCTTGTGACCGATGCGGCGAGTTTACACGTACCGGTAGATTGTGCGTAAACTGTAGCAGTGTAATTCAAACAGACCTTGCACAAGCAGAACGTGAAGATGAGCGAAAGAAAGAAGCGTTGAGAGCTTCGAAAACATATTACGCAGTAGACCGCGCAAAAGGAAATTGGGAGAAAGAATAA
- the flgM gene encoding flagellar biosynthesis anti-sigma factor FlgM produces the protein MKINNIGQMGVNPYRKQMEKPVQQTNTGPKSDKVEISPEAKGLQETSQFQEARKEKVAQLKIAVQNGTYQVDAKTIAAKMTDFYFGGK, from the coding sequence ATGAAAATAAATAATATCGGACAGATGGGAGTTAACCCATATCGAAAGCAAATGGAAAAGCCTGTCCAACAAACAAACACAGGGCCAAAAAGTGACAAAGTAGAAATCTCACCCGAAGCAAAAGGACTACAAGAAACGTCACAATTCCAAGAAGCCCGCAAAGAAAAAGTAGCCCAACTAAAAATCGCAGTCCAGAATGGCACATACCAAGTAGACGCAAAAACAATAGCGGCGAAAATGACGGATTTTTATTTCGGAGGTAAGTAG
- a CDS encoding flagellar protein FlgN has translation MSIQNITILLEKILTLHQRLLEQAVSKTELIKSGNPDELQSLLKEEQKLVQAIGQLEIERLKLMPNADGTITTLIESTSGSDTNKLAQLKEELTTIVLQLKEQNELNQQLLQQSLQFINVTMNTLKGPETQVTYDKPTAKKAPITSSRSIFDSKA, from the coding sequence ATGTCTATACAAAACATCACCATACTACTAGAAAAAATACTCACGCTTCATCAACGATTGCTCGAACAAGCAGTATCCAAAACAGAACTAATCAAATCTGGCAACCCAGACGAACTACAATCACTGCTCAAAGAAGAACAAAAGCTTGTACAAGCTATTGGCCAGCTAGAGATAGAACGCCTAAAACTTATGCCAAACGCAGACGGCACCATCACTACTCTAATAGAGAGCACAAGCGGCTCTGATACAAATAAATTAGCACAACTAAAAGAAGAACTAACTACAATCGTTCTACAACTAAAAGAACAAAACGAACTTAACCAACAACTTTTACAACAATCGTTACAATTCATAAACGTAACCATGAATACACTAAAAGGCCCAGAAACCCAAGTCACATACGACAAGCCAACAGCTAAAAAAGCACCGATAACATCATCGCGTTCGATTTTTGATTCAAAAGCTTAG
- the flgK gene encoding flagellar hook-associated protein FlgK, whose amino-acid sequence MRSTFHSLEVARRGLTTQQTALQVTGHNIANANTPGFSRQRVNFVQTEPYPPASMNRPQIPGQLGTGVQAGSIQRVRESFLDIQFRGENNKHGYWTARADSLQKMEEIMNEPSETGLSKTLDRFWQSFQDLAVNPTNSGARSVVRQRGIAVADTFNYLSNSIQSIQQDLKNELDVTAKQINSISNRINNLNKQISEVEPHGLLPNDLYDERDRLVDELSQLVNIKVTRVGSGGNAMEIAEGKYTIEIVDDKGFPTGINGVIVDGNSFRTRPISLDFDDKTGLVRDIKIGDVGITVSQFSSSGKFKGLIESYGYMVGNESKGIYPDMNKHLDTIAYDFIAELNRVHNASWSNSSMDAGEHITFNFFEPLNAREGAASNISLDAAIMTSLDNIAASTFNNGLVVDGTFNGFGNLTNVSVEILTMKNPTTNQLEYKYKINDRSTNPVTNVFESNNFQSFDNLITNLENNPGFTGSTPPTNLNLNAASIDFTRVKEGDKWSFNLVEKGPVKGNLGDGSGAIALAEVKNRPLSIGGVTTTIQNYYESVIGGMAVDAQEADRLSYNSEVLKSSVDQRRQSISSVSLDEEMTNMIQFQHAYNASARMITLTDELLDRIINGMGLAGR is encoded by the coding sequence ATGCGTTCAACGTTTCACAGTTTGGAAGTAGCAAGAAGAGGACTAACAACACAACAGACGGCCTTGCAAGTAACAGGTCATAATATCGCCAATGCGAACACACCAGGGTTCTCGCGCCAACGTGTAAACTTTGTGCAAACAGAACCATATCCTCCAGCATCCATGAATCGCCCGCAAATTCCAGGGCAGCTCGGAACTGGTGTACAAGCTGGTAGCATTCAACGTGTACGTGAAAGTTTCCTAGATATACAATTTCGTGGAGAAAACAACAAACACGGGTATTGGACAGCACGTGCAGACTCCTTACAAAAGATGGAAGAAATAATGAATGAACCGTCCGAAACAGGTCTATCCAAAACACTTGACCGCTTTTGGCAATCATTCCAAGATTTAGCTGTTAATCCAACGAACTCAGGAGCTCGCTCCGTTGTAAGACAGCGTGGAATTGCAGTAGCAGATACATTTAACTACTTATCCAATTCCATTCAATCCATACAACAAGATTTGAAAAATGAATTAGATGTTACGGCAAAGCAAATTAATTCAATATCCAACAGAATTAATAATCTAAATAAACAAATCTCGGAAGTTGAACCTCACGGATTGCTACCGAACGACTTATATGATGAGCGAGATCGACTTGTCGATGAATTATCCCAACTTGTAAATATTAAAGTGACGAGAGTTGGTTCGGGTGGAAATGCAATGGAAATTGCAGAGGGTAAATACACCATTGAAATTGTGGACGATAAAGGATTTCCAACAGGAATAAATGGTGTAATAGTTGATGGCAATTCTTTTCGTACAAGACCTATTTCCTTAGATTTTGATGATAAAACGGGTCTTGTAAGAGACATTAAAATTGGTGATGTGGGAATTACAGTTTCCCAATTTAGCTCTAGTGGAAAGTTTAAAGGTTTAATAGAATCTTACGGATACATGGTAGGAAACGAATCAAAAGGAATTTATCCTGATATGAATAAGCATCTCGATACGATTGCTTACGACTTTATAGCAGAATTAAACCGAGTTCATAATGCGAGTTGGAGCAATTCTAGTATGGATGCCGGAGAGCATATTACTTTCAATTTCTTTGAACCGTTAAATGCTAGAGAAGGTGCTGCAAGCAACATAAGCCTTGATGCGGCAATTATGACTTCACTAGACAATATCGCAGCATCCACATTTAATAATGGATTAGTAGTAGATGGGACATTTAATGGATTTGGTAACTTAACAAACGTTTCTGTTGAAATTTTGACGATGAAAAACCCTACAACAAACCAACTAGAATATAAATATAAAATTAATGATCGTTCAACAAACCCTGTTACAAACGTATTCGAATCTAATAACTTTCAATCGTTTGACAACTTAATAACAAACCTGGAAAATAACCCAGGCTTTACAGGAAGCACGCCACCAACAAACCTTAACTTAAATGCTGCGTCCATTGATTTTACAAGAGTAAAAGAAGGAGACAAATGGTCTTTCAATCTAGTAGAAAAAGGGCCTGTTAAAGGTAATTTAGGGGACGGTAGTGGAGCAATTGCACTTGCAGAAGTAAAAAATAGACCATTAAGCATTGGTGGTGTAACGACTACTATCCAAAACTATTACGAGAGTGTTATTGGAGGTATGGCAGTAGACGCACAAGAAGCCGATCGACTTTCGTACAACAGTGAAGTGTTAAAGTCATCTGTAGACCAGAGACGACAATCTATTAGTTCTGTCTCTCTAGATGAAGAAATGACAAACATGATTCAATTTCAACATGCTTATAACGCTTCGGCTAGAATGATTACATTAACAGACGAACTGTTAGATAGAATAATTAACGGCATGGGATTAGCAGGAAGGTAG
- the flgL gene encoding flagellar hook-associated protein FlgL codes for MRVTQSMLAGNNLKHISQSYNRMGKIQEQLATGKKITRPSDDPVVAMKGMYYRTNLSEIQQYKRNLSEVYGWMQESEAAIEQGTNVLSRVRELMIQALNGTNSPEDRSAIGAEVEQLKEAIVQIANTQFAGRYIFNGTAVDVPRVTNGSDPSSVKTLNEPFMVEVSKGIQLQANINANNVFNEELFTIMNTIEKGLKGDGTVDLNSMLGRLDKQFDSMNAERSELGARYNRLEMVDERIAYQEYIATRVLSDNEDAHLEQIITDLKNQESVHRAALGVGARIIQPSLLDFLR; via the coding sequence ATGCGAGTAACACAATCTATGTTAGCTGGTAATAACCTTAAACATATTAGTCAAAGCTATAACCGAATGGGAAAAATTCAAGAGCAATTAGCTACTGGGAAAAAAATCACAAGACCTTCTGATGACCCGGTTGTAGCGATGAAAGGAATGTACTACCGTACAAACTTGTCTGAGATCCAGCAGTATAAACGAAACTTATCAGAAGTTTATGGTTGGATGCAGGAGTCAGAGGCGGCAATTGAGCAAGGGACAAATGTGTTAAGCCGTGTGCGAGAGTTGATGATTCAAGCATTAAATGGAACGAATTCTCCTGAAGACAGATCGGCTATTGGAGCAGAAGTTGAACAGTTAAAAGAGGCGATAGTTCAGATTGCCAATACACAGTTTGCAGGGAGATATATTTTTAACGGTACAGCTGTTGATGTACCGCGAGTGACAAATGGAAGCGACCCTTCCTCCGTAAAAACATTAAACGAACCTTTTATGGTAGAAGTCTCAAAAGGAATTCAGCTTCAAGCTAACATCAATGCAAATAACGTTTTTAACGAAGAGTTATTTACGATTATGAATACGATTGAAAAAGGCCTAAAAGGTGATGGAACTGTAGACTTAAACAGTATGTTAGGAAGACTAGATAAGCAATTTGATTCAATGAATGCTGAACGTTCTGAGCTTGGTGCTAGATATAACCGATTAGAGATGGTAGATGAGCGTATTGCTTATCAAGAATATATTGCAACTAGAGTCTTATCAGATAATGAAGACGCTCATTTGGAGCAAATAATTACAGATTTGAAAAACCAAGAAAGTGTACACCGAGCAGCTTTAGGTGTTGGTGCACGAATTATTCAACCTTCTTTATTAGACTTTTTAAGATAA
- a CDS encoding DUF6470 family protein: MRLPQLSIETKPMIIESSSTWHSLEIEQPPATIDIQQPQAEVTMQTTPSKLTIDQTQAWEDMNLKHIFRVVEEDADMGKQSVLEGMARMSEDGDELMKIETKHDAIVAVSERNGMPKMHEFNIGFIPAHFSVKINYEPSQLQIDARVNKPTINSHSNKVNITYKPGDLTTTVQQYNSITIDFEI; this comes from the coding sequence ATGAGACTACCACAACTCTCGATAGAAACGAAACCGATGATAATTGAGTCTTCTAGTACTTGGCATTCACTAGAAATAGAACAACCTCCAGCTACTATTGATATTCAACAACCGCAAGCTGAAGTAACTATGCAGACAACGCCAAGCAAACTTACCATTGATCAAACGCAAGCATGGGAAGATATGAATTTAAAGCATATCTTTAGAGTTGTAGAAGAAGACGCAGATATGGGAAAGCAGAGTGTTCTAGAAGGAATGGCACGAATGTCTGAAGATGGTGATGAGCTAATGAAAATTGAGACAAAGCATGATGCGATAGTAGCTGTTAGCGAAAGAAATGGCATGCCAAAAATGCATGAATTTAATATTGGATTTATTCCTGCTCATTTTAGTGTGAAGATTAATTATGAACCGAGTCAATTACAAATTGATGCTAGAGTGAATAAACCAACCATCAACAGTCATTCTAATAAAGTAAATATTACCTATAAACCTGGAGACCTCACAACGACGGTTCAACAATATAACTCTATAACTATAGATTTTGAAATATAA
- the fliW gene encoding flagellar assembly protein FliW: MNISTCYHGEVTIKKKDIITFQNGIPGFDEEKEFILIAVTEDETYYALQSIQDENLAFIVTNPFLFFPDYEFKLEDTVKQVLDINEKTTIELFIILTVAEPFEETTANLQGPIIINKENKLAKQIIINNNSYRTKHLLPVLIKEEK; the protein is encoded by the coding sequence ATGAATATCTCAACTTGCTACCACGGAGAAGTTACAATTAAAAAAAAGGATATAATTACCTTTCAAAACGGAATACCTGGGTTTGATGAAGAAAAAGAATTTATCCTTATAGCTGTTACAGAGGATGAAACTTACTATGCTTTACAAAGTATTCAAGATGAGAACTTAGCATTTATTGTTACTAATCCGTTTTTATTTTTCCCAGACTACGAATTCAAACTAGAGGATACCGTAAAACAGGTGTTAGATATAAATGAAAAAACCACTATAGAATTATTTATTATATTAACAGTGGCTGAACCATTTGAGGAAACAACTGCTAACTTACAAGGACCAATAATTATTAATAAAGAAAATAAATTAGCAAAGCAAATTATTATTAACAACAATAGCTATCGTACTAAACACCTCCTACCTGTTTTAATAAAGGAGGAAAAATAA
- the csrA gene encoding carbon storage regulator CsrA, which yields MLVLSRKQNETIIVNGNIEITIQSIEGEQVKVGIKAPKEIDIFRKEVLDAIQEENKNASFKKIDIKKLK from the coding sequence ATGCTAGTACTATCTCGAAAGCAAAACGAAACAATAATCGTCAACGGGAACATTGAAATCACTATCCAAAGCATAGAAGGCGAACAAGTAAAAGTAGGGATCAAAGCTCCAAAAGAGATCGACATTTTTCGGAAAGAGGTATTAGATGCAATTCAAGAAGAAAACAAAAATGCATCTTTTAAAAAAATAGATATAAAAAAATTAAAATAA